The following are encoded together in the Diabrotica undecimpunctata isolate CICGRU chromosome 7, icDiaUnde3, whole genome shotgun sequence genome:
- the LOC140445021 gene encoding cathepsin L-like proteinase: protein MKLFILAAALIVATNANLSAFEQWTSFKATHNKSYSVVEDKLRFAVFHENLRKIEEHNAKYENGEETYYLAVNQFADWSSAEFKALLNSQMINRPELSFIETFEADPNLKADSVDWRNKADLGVKNQGSCGACWAFSATGALEGQLAIHKNQHVQLSEQELVDCDTTNSGCKGGLMTNAFAYVRSHGLASEKQYAYTAKDGSCKKVQNKQVSSISGYVNVAKTESALASALASVGPISIAVDADTWQLYGGGIFNNQNCGTTLNHGVLAVGYTKDVFIVKNSWGTSWGEHGYIRISRGHNLCGLNQMNSYPKL from the exons ATGAAGCTGTTCATCCTTGCTGCTGCCCTTATTGTGGCGACAAATGCCAACCTATCTGCATTCGAGCAATGGACCAGTTTTAAG GCAACACACAACAAATCCTACTCCGTTGTTGAGGACAAACTTCGTTTCGCAGTCTTCCACGAAAACTTGCGCAAAATTGAAGAACACAATGCCAAATACGAGAACGGAGAAGAGACCTACTACCTTGCCGTCAATCAATTTGCCGATTGGTCCAGCGCTGAATTTAAAGCTTTGTTGAATTCTCAGATGATTAATAGACCAGAACTATCCTTTATCGAAACATTCGAAGCAGATCCCAACTTAAAAGCAGATTCTGTTGACTGGAGAAATAAAGCTGATTTGGGAGTCAAAAATCAAGGAAGCTGTGGAGCGTGCTGGGCTTTCAGTGCC ACCGGAGCCCTCGAAGGTCAACTTGCTATTCACAAAAATCAACATGTTCAACTGAGTGAGCAAGAATTGGTAGACTGTGATACGACAAACTCTGGTTGTAAGGGTGGTTTAATGACAAATGCCTTTGCCTATGTTAGAAGCCACGGTCTTGCATCAGAAAAACAATATGCATACACAGCTAAAGACGGTAGTTGCAAGAAAGTACAAAACAAACAAGTCTCTTCCATCAGCGGATACGTAAATGTTGCCAAAACTGAAAGTGCATTGGCTAGTGCTCTTG ctAGTGTAGGTCCAATATCCATTGCTGTCGATGCAGACACATGGCAGTTATATGGAGGTGGAATTTTCAACAACCAAAATTGTGGAACCACCCTTAACCACGGAGTTCTTGCTGTGGGATACACTAAAGATGTCTTCATCGTTAAAAACTCATGGGGAACCAGTTGGGGTGAACACGGTTATATCAGAATTAGTCGCGGTCACAACTTATGCGGCCTTAACCAAATGAACAGTTACCCTAAATTGTAA